In Zootoca vivipara chromosome 15, rZooViv1.1, whole genome shotgun sequence, the genomic window CTCCCAGCCCCAGGGTGAGACCTTCAGGCCCCTTTTCACCCTACCTTTGGTCTCGGAGGTGAGGTCATTGAGCTGTAGGTTGGAAGGGAGGGACATATTTGCCCGGGGAAGCCGTGCTGGCCTTGGTCTCAGATTGTTGGAGTCACTGTGGTGAGAGCAGAAGAACCCATTGGACTAGGCTTCATCTCTTTCCCCAAGTCAACTCAGGGCAGATCTGAGACCACATTCTTTCAGATTCTCCGCCCTGCTCCTGGTTCTCTGGGCTGTTCCAGTGAAGGCTGGCTGGCACCCTTCCAACCCGGTTCCTTTGCTGCCAGGGCTAAACTGGCTAGTGCCTAGGGCCGCTCTCTGACTGCCAGGGTCCCAGTGTGGTGTCCATGCAGACAACGACGGcaggggaaggcagggagcaagcaAAGCGTTTTTACCCCAAACTCAATCCCGCTAGAAGAGGAGCCTGTGGCTGGGAAGGTTACCTCTGAGGCAGCGGCGCTGGTGGGGCAAGTCCTGCAGAGTGAAGAAAGAGAATTGGGGAGGGCCAGtcctggcagggaggggcagaatcctgctgggcttcccctgcACCTACCTGCCGCCTTCTTGCCCTGCCGGTAGATGGCACAGCTGATGAGACCACCAAGGCCTAGGACAGTCGCCAGGGCCGCCACACAACCCACCACAAGCACCAGAAGGGAGAGCTCAATGCGGGTGTCCAGGAAACCTGAGGAGACCAGAATTGCCTGTCAGGgctcttggagggtctgccacctTCCAGCTCTGCACCCTGCCTGGTATGGGGTGAAGGGAGAGCCTCTCCCCCAGACCAGTAATTGGACAGGCTGTGTGCCATGCAGGGCACTTGCCCCAAGGAGTCACTGCAATGGGGGCTGACCCCAAGCAGAAAACGGGAGGACTTGTTACTTACTTATTGGGCCCGTCATGCAACCAGGACCCCCAACCGACGGGGACATCCCAACCCCTACCGGGCAGCGGAATAGAGGAGTTGATGATGGCCACATCATTGGAGGCGCTGAAGGAGAAGTTCTGGGCCCGGCTGCTGAGCTGCACTTGCACGGTGTGGTTGGTGAGCCAGGGGTAGGTTTTGGTGTCCACAATGAGGAAGTTGGAGGTGTTCACCATCACCTGCCCATCCTGGTCCACCCAAGTGATGTTGGCAGGGGGATTGGCTTGGACCAACACAAAGAGCACCAGGAGGAGTCCTGGCTCCCTTGCCTCTTCATAGTGGGCATCCATCTTCACGATTTCTGGTTTAACTGTTTTTGGGAGACACAAAACCAGACAGTGTACCCCTAGGCTGCGGGGTGGGTCTAGGGGACAGAAGGGTAAGGCGGAGGTGATACCTCGCCAGATTCATGGGAGCTAGGAAGCCCTGGTTGCAGGGGAAGGAGGTGCTGAGCTTGGAAGTGGCTGGGCATTGCCACCcgccaaccatagctgccaagttatcccttttttaaagggattttcccttatgctgaataggcttcctcgcgagaaaagggaaaacttggcagctatgccgccaaCCGCTCACCCACCCACCGGCCCCGGGAGTCCCGCTCACACTGCACGTTGAGGAGCACCGAGGCGTTGGAGACGTGGCCTGTGGCCGGATCGGTGGCGGAGCAGTTGAGCTGGCGATCCAGGCGCCGCGCTGTCACCAcgaaggtgctgctgctgctctcctcgAAGGCGACACcgttgccactgccactgccgccgTCGCCTGTGGCCAGGAACCTACCGGAACCGCTGGACTCCTGCCGCTCGCCGTTGAGGTACCAGGCCAGGCTGGGCGCCGCGGAAAGGCAGGTGAAGGCCCGGCTCTCAGCCTCCTGCAGGTTGCTGAATGACAGCGCCCGCCCGTCGATGGTGGTCTCGGGCTCGGCCAGGCCTGAGCAGAGCAGAACAGAGCACAACTTAGCCGGCTCGAGGGGGCGAGCAGCCATAGCCCGGGACCCCTCGGTGAAGCGCGCGCCCTTCTCACCTGgcggggggagcagcagcagcagcagggcggACAGGGGGCTGCTGGGCGCCATACGCTTCCTTGGCCGCTGGCCGGGCAGCAGACAGGCGCTCCGAGGAGACGACCTTGATGGGCTCCAGCTGGCAGGACGCGGGGCCCGCTGTGTTCTGGCTCCCCACACTGCGGAGCCTGCACCGCGCAGACCGGTCCCGTCGAGGCTGCGGCTGCAATGATTGGCCAGCAAGAGCCGCCGCTCCGCCTCCTCCTTCACGTGGGCTCCTTGGCAATCCCGGTCTGGATCCTTCGCTCCGCGGTGTGTACGGGAGGCAGCGGCGGGAGCCTCTCACCTTCTTCTTGGCCGACGACCACGCTTCGCAGGCGGGCGGAGGAGATTTGCTTCGTAGCCAACCCTCGAGGGCAAAATGGTCTGTCGGCCGCGAGCTTTTCCAGAgaacggggagggggaggcgcCTCTGCTGGCTGTCCCCACCCACTCCACTGGCCCCGATCCACTGCATGACGAAGAGGTGTTCTGCCATAGCTGTCTGGCTCCTCCTTATTCCAAAGCAGTCTATCCCTgacattcttgcattgcaggaggttggactagatgaccctcgggtgtcccttccaactctacaattctttgactCCTGA contains:
- the TMEM25 gene encoding transmembrane protein 25, encoding MAPSSPLSALLLLLLPPPGLAEPETTIDGRALSFSNLQEAESRAFTCLSAAPSLAWYLNGERQESSGSGRFLATGDGGSGSGNGVAFEESSSSTFVVTARRLDRQLNCSATDPATGHVSNASVLLNVQFKPEIVKMDAHYEEAREPGLLLVLFVLVQANPPANITWVDQDGQVMVNTSNFLIVDTKTYPWLTNHTVQVQLSSRAQNFSFSASNDVAIINSSIPLPGFLDTRIELSLLVLVVGCVAALATVLGLGGLISCAIYRQGKKAAGLAPPAPLPQSDSNNLRPRPARLPRANMSLPSNLQLNDLTSETKAKVRMEGAAMEQEEEAHSEPENNFTLVERGKRRGLGGGCSLQLGVQFALFTESQFCFNEARLS